DNA from Stenotrophomonas acidaminiphila:
TAGTCGTCCGGCCCCAGCAGCTCGTTCACCTGCTCCGGCTCGGACATCTCCACGACGAACAGCCAGCCTTCGCCGTAGGCGTCCTCGTTGATGGTTTCCGGCTTGTCGGCCAGGGCCTCGTTGACTTCGACCACGGTGCCGGACACCGGGCTGTACACGTCGGAGGCGGCCTTGACCGACTCGACCACGGCGGCGGCGTTGCCGGCCTGCACCGTGTCGCCCACGGCGGGCAGTTCGACGTAGACCAGGTCGCCCAGCAGGCCCTGCGCGTGGTCGGAAATGCCGACGGTGACGCGGCCATTGCCTTCGACGCGGGCCCATTCGTGGGATTTGAGGAATTTGAGGTCGCCGGGGATCTCGCTCATGGAACTGCTCCGAAGAAACGGTGGACGGGGTGGATGCGTAGTTTAACGGACGGCGCGGGGCGGTGCCCCGCGCGGCCGCGGGATTGTCAGGCGTTGATGCCGGGCTGCGGCTGGCCGTCGCGCACGAACGGGAACTTGACCACGCGCACCGGCACTTCCTTGCCGCGGATGTCCACGCGCACCTCGCCGGGCTCGCCGGCCGGCACCCGGGCGAAGGCGATCGCCTTGCCCAGCGTCGG
Protein-coding regions in this window:
- a CDS encoding glycine cleavage system protein H, coding for MSEIPGDLKFLKSHEWARVEGNGRVTVGISDHAQGLLGDLVYVELPAVGDTVQAGNAAAVVESVKAASDVYSPVSGTVVEVNEALADKPETINEDAYGEGWLFVVEMSEPEQVNELLGPDDYAELLENDDH